Proteins co-encoded in one Gossypium arboreum isolate Shixiya-1 chromosome 11, ASM2569848v2, whole genome shotgun sequence genomic window:
- the LOC108479814 gene encoding small GTPase LIP1 isoform X1: protein MFWREREMENKELNGGPPCGQIRVLVVGDSGVGKTSLVHLIVKGSSTAHPHQTIGCTVGVKHTTYGCPGSSSSSLKGDAERVFFIELWDVSGHERYKGCRSLFYSQLNGVIFVHDLSQRRTKTSLQKWAAEIAASGTFSAPLGSGGPGGLPVPYIVIGNKADIASKEGTRSSSGNLVDAARHWVEKQGLLPSSEELPLTESFPSSGSLIAAARDARYDKEGVMKFFHMLIRRRYFSDDLPTPNTWSASPVQTTSQRLDENSSDDEQLYKRTSLSGDPYKYNILPPPPAQRNLTPPPTLYPQQPVSVTENYSLPRFSFTGSQEISGSSRSKRADISV from the exons ATGTTTTGGAGGGAACGTGAGATGGAGAACAAAGAGCTTAATGGAGGACCTCCTTGTGGGCAGATTAGAGTTCTTGTCGTTGGTGATTCCG GTGTGGGGAAAACTTCTCTTGTTCATCTGATTGTTAAAGGTTCATCCACTGCTCACCCTCATCAAACTATTGGATGTACAGTTGGTGTGAAG CATACAACATATGGTTGTCCTGGTAGCTCTTCAAGTAGCTTAAAAGGGGATGCTGAGAGAGTTTTCTTCATTGAACTCTGGGATGTGTCAGGACATGAGAGATATAAAGGTTGCAGATCTCTATTTTATTCACAACTTAATG GTGTAATATTTGTTCATGATCTTTCTCAAAGGAGAACAAAAACAAGCCTTCAGAAGTGGGCAGCTGAAATTGCGGCTTCTGGCACATTTTCAGCTCCTCTAGGTTCTGGAGGTCCCGGGGGACTTCCTGTTCCATATATTGTTATTGGTAACAAAGCTGATATTGCTTCTAAAGAGGGTACAAGAAGTAGCAGTGGCAATCTTGTTGATGCAGCTCGTCATTGGGTTGAGAAACAGGGTTTGCTTCCATCTAGTGAGGAGCTTCCACTGACTGAGAGTTTTCCTAGTAGTGGAAGCCTTATTGCA GCTGCCAGAGATGCAAGATACGATAAGGAAGGTGTGATGAAGTTTTTCCATATG TTGATCAGGAGAAGATATTTTTCGGATGACTTACCAACGCCAAATACATGGTCCGCATCTCCTGTTCAGACAACCTCTCAGCGTTTAGATGAAAATTCCAGTGATGATGAACAGCTGTACAAGCGTACAAG TTTAAGTGGTGACCCTTACAAGTACAACATCCTTCCTCCTCCACCAGCACAGCGCAATCTGACTCCACCGCCCACACTTTACCCTCAACAGCCTGTTTCCGTGACAGAGAATTACAGCCTGCCAAGATTCTCCTTTACAGGCTCCCAAGAAATCAGCGGCAGCAGCAGATCAAAGCGTGCAGATATTAGTGTCTGA
- the LOC108476804 gene encoding uncharacterized protein At5g64816 isoform X4 translates to MVDVWWSLLGAAIPAVIAGQAFRMKKKHAEEERIKSARGREKTSDDIFVCERVCTSKRMLKKVGAFSKDPIPDTCVTVCGVSELDACSDACARTVCVNQHQVQNSLRKQVL, encoded by the exons ATGGTGGATGTGTGGTGGTCCCTTCTTGGGGCTGCCATCCCGGCTGTAATTGCAGGGCAAGCTTTTAGAATGAAGAAAAAGCATGCCGAAGAAGAGAGAATTAAGAGTGCCAGGGGAAGGGAGAAGACCTCGGATGATATCTTCGTTTGCGAGAGAGTCTGTACATCAAAGCGAATGTTGAAAAAAGTTGGGGCATTTTCAAAGGATCCAATTCCTGATACTTGTGTAACCGTTTGTGGTGTGTCTGAGCTCGATGCTTGCTCTGATGCTTGTGCTCGGACCGTTTGTGTTAACCAACATCAG GTTCAAAATTCTTTAAGGAAACAGGTGCTGTAG
- the LOC108476804 gene encoding uncharacterized protein At5g64816 isoform X1, which yields MVDVWWSLLGAAIPAVIAGQAFRMKKKHAEEERIKSARGREKTSDDIFVCERVCTSKRMLKKVGAFSKDPIPDTCVTVCGVSELDACSDACARTVCVNQHQVVVVLWRPVEAIVLGMIWIEILRRYVLKRITGMGT from the exons ATGGTGGATGTGTGGTGGTCCCTTCTTGGGGCTGCCATCCCGGCTGTAATTGCAGGGCAAGCTTTTAGAATGAAGAAAAAGCATGCCGAAGAAGAGAGAATTAAGAGTGCCAGGGGAAGGGAGAAGACCTCGGATGATATCTTCGTTTGCGAGAGAGTCTGTACATCAAAGCGAATGTTGAAAAAAGTTGGGGCATTTTCAAAGGATCCAATTCCTGATACTTGTGTAACCGTTTGTGGTGTGTCTGAGCTCGATGCTTGCTCTGATGCTTGTGCTCGGACCGTTTGTGTTAACCAACATCAG GTGGTGGTAGTTCTCTGGAGGCCGGTAGAGGCGATAGTCCTAGGGATGATCTGGATCGAAATACTAAGAAGGTACGTTTTAAAGAGAATAACGGGAATGGGGACATAG
- the LOC108476804 gene encoding uncharacterized protein At5g64816 isoform X2, with protein MVDVWWSLLGAAIPAVIAGQAFRMKKKHAEEERIKSARGREKTSDDIFVCERVCTSKRMLKKVGAFSKDPIPDTCVTVCGVSELDACSDACARTVCVNQHQVVVVLWRPVEAIVLGMIWIEILRRFKIL; from the exons ATGGTGGATGTGTGGTGGTCCCTTCTTGGGGCTGCCATCCCGGCTGTAATTGCAGGGCAAGCTTTTAGAATGAAGAAAAAGCATGCCGAAGAAGAGAGAATTAAGAGTGCCAGGGGAAGGGAGAAGACCTCGGATGATATCTTCGTTTGCGAGAGAGTCTGTACATCAAAGCGAATGTTGAAAAAAGTTGGGGCATTTTCAAAGGATCCAATTCCTGATACTTGTGTAACCGTTTGTGGTGTGTCTGAGCTCGATGCTTGCTCTGATGCTTGTGCTCGGACCGTTTGTGTTAACCAACATCAG GTGGTGGTAGTTCTCTGGAGGCCGGTAGAGGCGATAGTCCTAGGGATGATCTGGATCGAAATACTAAGAAG GTTCAAAATTCTTTAA
- the LOC108479814 gene encoding small GTPase LIP1 isoform X2: MFWREREMENKELNGGPPCGQIRVLVVGDSGVGKTSLVHLIVKGSSTAHPHQTIGCTVGVKHTTYGCPGSSSSSLKGDAERVFFIELWDVSGHERYKGCRSLFYSQLNGVIFVHDLSQRRTKTSLQKWAAEIAASGTFSAPLGSGGPGGLPVPYIVIGNKADIASKEGTRSSSGNLVDAARHWVEKQGLLPSSEELPLTESFPSSGSLIALIRRRYFSDDLPTPNTWSASPVQTTSQRLDENSSDDEQLYKRTSLSGDPYKYNILPPPPAQRNLTPPPTLYPQQPVSVTENYSLPRFSFTGSQEISGSSRSKRADISV, translated from the exons ATGTTTTGGAGGGAACGTGAGATGGAGAACAAAGAGCTTAATGGAGGACCTCCTTGTGGGCAGATTAGAGTTCTTGTCGTTGGTGATTCCG GTGTGGGGAAAACTTCTCTTGTTCATCTGATTGTTAAAGGTTCATCCACTGCTCACCCTCATCAAACTATTGGATGTACAGTTGGTGTGAAG CATACAACATATGGTTGTCCTGGTAGCTCTTCAAGTAGCTTAAAAGGGGATGCTGAGAGAGTTTTCTTCATTGAACTCTGGGATGTGTCAGGACATGAGAGATATAAAGGTTGCAGATCTCTATTTTATTCACAACTTAATG GTGTAATATTTGTTCATGATCTTTCTCAAAGGAGAACAAAAACAAGCCTTCAGAAGTGGGCAGCTGAAATTGCGGCTTCTGGCACATTTTCAGCTCCTCTAGGTTCTGGAGGTCCCGGGGGACTTCCTGTTCCATATATTGTTATTGGTAACAAAGCTGATATTGCTTCTAAAGAGGGTACAAGAAGTAGCAGTGGCAATCTTGTTGATGCAGCTCGTCATTGGGTTGAGAAACAGGGTTTGCTTCCATCTAGTGAGGAGCTTCCACTGACTGAGAGTTTTCCTAGTAGTGGAAGCCTTATTGCA TTGATCAGGAGAAGATATTTTTCGGATGACTTACCAACGCCAAATACATGGTCCGCATCTCCTGTTCAGACAACCTCTCAGCGTTTAGATGAAAATTCCAGTGATGATGAACAGCTGTACAAGCGTACAAG TTTAAGTGGTGACCCTTACAAGTACAACATCCTTCCTCCTCCACCAGCACAGCGCAATCTGACTCCACCGCCCACACTTTACCCTCAACAGCCTGTTTCCGTGACAGAGAATTACAGCCTGCCAAGATTCTCCTTTACAGGCTCCCAAGAAATCAGCGGCAGCAGCAGATCAAAGCGTGCAGATATTAGTGTCTGA
- the LOC108476804 gene encoding uncharacterized protein At5g64816 isoform X3, which produces MVDVWWSLLGAAIPAVIAGQAFRMKKKHAEEERIKSARGREKTSDDIFVCERVCTSKRMLKKVGAFSKDPIPDTCVTVCGVSELDACSDACARTVCVNQHQVPNWNDICLRRCQSECLRLSASHSS; this is translated from the coding sequence ATGGTGGATGTGTGGTGGTCCCTTCTTGGGGCTGCCATCCCGGCTGTAATTGCAGGGCAAGCTTTTAGAATGAAGAAAAAGCATGCCGAAGAAGAGAGAATTAAGAGTGCCAGGGGAAGGGAGAAGACCTCGGATGATATCTTCGTTTGCGAGAGAGTCTGTACATCAAAGCGAATGTTGAAAAAAGTTGGGGCATTTTCAAAGGATCCAATTCCTGATACTTGTGTAACCGTTTGTGGTGTGTCTGAGCTCGATGCTTGCTCTGATGCTTGTGCTCGGACCGTTTGTGTTAACCAACATCAGGTACCCAACTGGAATGACATTTGCCTTCGAAGGTGTCAAAGTGAATGTCTTAGACTATCTGCTTCCCATTCTTCTTAG